The following is a genomic window from Lysinibacillus sp. G4S2.
TGTAAACGTAGTAAATAGGCTATGACAATATCAAGAGATAATGCAGATAGAGGAATTGATTTACCCTCTGCGGCACTACTATTGACTGTAAACATACTAGAAGCACGGCGTCTTGCTGGAGCACCCAACACTCGCATTCTCTCTTTTCTTTCCTTTTTCGCTTCTGCTAGTTGCTCCTCATACTCCTTACGAACAACAGCATTCCAACGGAAACCACATGCAGCAGCAGTACGATTCAAAGCATCGCCAGCTTCTTCAAAGGCATTTAACTGTGTACTTCCTTCCGTTACATGGCGAATAACCGCCTCTGCTAATAATTCATCATTTTCATCTAACCAAGCATCTTGTCTTACTTTACTCATGTTAAAATCCTCCCACCTTTATTTGGAACTTTTTATTTACAACTAGCATGACCAATCTTTTAACCTTTTATTCATCCATGTGGAAGGAATTATGCTTGAATACAAGGTGAAAAGTGCGATACAATACCCGATGTAGGTTTGTACGTATGCTACATACTTAAATATGTGAAGTTCATACGTTCAATAGAAGCGGTTTTTTGAATCAATTATGGCCTCGGCATAATTGCGTCCGGAATCGGCTTTGTGCTTAGGCCTGCACGATGCAGGTCAGTTAGCCGTTATCGCATGGATGCGATGATTTTAGGCTAACATCCCCTAAGAACTCCATTCTGATTCCGTGACATCCGCCGGAGGTTGTAACTTCTTTCAGCGGATGCTAAAAGAAGTTACAAAAATACTATATAGAAAGGGTTGTTGACAAAATGGCAAACGAATTTAAAGTTTGCGATGAATGTCAGGCCGTTAACTTAAAAACGTTAATTCCAAAATTAAAGGAAATCGATCCTGATGCAACCATCGAAATTGGCTGTCATTCTTACTGTGGCCCAGGACGTAAAAAAACATTTACCTTCGTAAATAGTCGCCCTGTTGCTGCACTAACGGAAGAAGAACTAATGGAAAAGGTTTTAGCAAAGTTAAAGAAATAAGTAAAACAAGCGCTATCTTCACTAGTTGAAGATAGTTTTTGTTTTCTTATGAATCTTTAATATTGATGTAAAGAAGAGTCGAAGTGACGGATAGAAGAGTCAAAGTGACGGATAAAACCATTGAAGTGACGGATAGAAGAGTCAAAGCGACGGATAAAACCATTGAAGTGACGGAAAGAAGGGCCAAAGCGACGGATAGCCATCGAGGTGACGGAAAGAAGAGCCAAAACGACGGATAGCCAAAGAGGTGACGGAAAGAAGAGCCGAAGCGACGGATAAAACCATCGAAACGACGGATGAAAGAAGCCGAGCGACGGAAAGAAGAGCCAAAACGACGGATAGCCATCGAGGTGACGGAAAGAAGAGCCGAAGCGACGGATAAAACCATCGAAGTGACGGAAAGAAGAGTCCGAACGAAGGATAGACCCAACGAAACGACGGATGAAAGAAGCCGAGCGACGGAAAGAAGAGCCAAAGCGACGGATAGCCATCGAAGTGACGGAAAGAAGAGCCGAAGCGACGGATAGAGCCAACGAAACGACGGATGAAAGAAGCCGAGCGACGGAAAGAAGAGCCAAAACGACGGATAGCCAAAGAGGTGACGGAAAGAAGAGTCCGAACGACGGATAGAGCCAACGAAACGACGGATGAAAGAAGCCGAGTGACGGAAAGAAGAGCCAAAACGACGGATAGCCAACAAAGTGGCGGGAAGGTTCACGTTGCGCCTCGCTCCGATATTTGATGTTGAACCTTGCTCATCGCCAAAAGTAGAAACGATATTTATTAAAACGTATACCATGGAAGCTGATTGCAGTGAAAGCGAGTGGATTAGCGTCACAGATGAGACCCTGCAGCACAAGCGAAGCGACTCATCGTACACCAGATAAGCGCCCAGTCTGAACGGAAAACCCCCACATTTTGAGGTGGAACCTGGAAATTAGGTCAATAGAAACCTAAATTAAGACGAGAATACAGTGAGTTAGGTTGATAGTCTCTATAATTAAAGTGAAATATGTATGCTAGTCCTATATTTATCGCATATAATAGTATAAATAGGAAACGGGGGTGCTGTACAATTGACACATTATGCAAAAGCTAAATTGCAAGAGGAAAAAGTATTCAAGGACCCAGTGCATCGTTATGTGCATGTACGGGATCAAGTAATTTGGGATTTAGTTGGTACGAAAGAATTTCAGCGATTACGTCGAATTCGCCAACTAGGTACAACGTTCTTAGTATTCCATGGAGCAGAGCATAGCCGCTTTAGTCACTCACTTGGCGTTTACGAAATTGTACGTCGCATAGTAGATGATATTTTTGAAGGGCGTCCTGAATGGGATGAAGATGAACGACTACTTGTGCTTTGTGCAGCCCTTTTACACGATTTAGGGCACGGACCATTCTCACATGCTTTTGAAAATGTCTTTGAACTTGATCATGAATATTATACAAGACAAATTTTGCTCGGCGATACAGAAGTGAATGCAGTATTAAAAAAAGTATCGGCTGATTTTCCTGAGAAAGTATCGCAGGTAATTGAAAAAACATATCCGAATAAGCAGGTCGTCAGTTTAATATCGAGCCAAATCGATGCTGATCGTATGGACTACCTACAGCGCGATGCTTATTTCACTGGTGTAAGCTATGGTCATTTTGATATGGAACGGATTTTAAGAGTGATGCGCCCACGAAAAAACCAGGTCGTTATTAAGGCGACAGGCATGCATGCGGTAGAGGATTATATTATGAGCCGCTATCAAATGTACTTACAAATTTATTTCCACCCAGTGTCTCGCAGTGCAGAGGTTGTTTTAAATAATATTTTAAAACGCGCTAAGCAATTAAGCTTGGCAGGCTACAAGTTTAAGCACGAGCCTACACACTTTTTAGCATTTTTCCGCAACTCCATAGAGCTTGAGGACTATCTTGCATTGGATGAAAGTATTCTTTTTACATATTTTCAACTGTGGATGCAAGAGGAAGATGCTATATTAAGTGACTTAAGCCGCCGCTTTGTTAACCGAAAGCTATTTCAGTACATCGATTTAGATCCAGGTGTCGAGCTAGTTAAATATCAAAAACTACAAGAGCTCTTCAAACAAGCTGATTTAAATCCAGAATATTATCTTGTTCATGATACGACGGCAGATTTACCTTATGATTTTTATCGACCAGGAGAGGAAGAAGTGCGCGTTCCTATTTTCTTAGAAATGAAAAATGGAGAACTACGAGAACTATCTCGTGAATCTATTATTGTGGATTCCATTTCTGGCCGCATGAAGCGAGATCATAAAATATATTTCCCGCTTGATTTCTTAGAGGACAACAGTACCCATTCCGCTGTGAAAGCACAAATATTAACTTTACTACGAGAACAGAGAAAAAATTAAAAAGTTTTTAATGTATAAATCATGTATGTTGCATGAGAGCAATTTAATAGGATAACAACATATTGATAATGAAAAAACAGTAAAAGTACTCAATGAGAGTAATCTTTTACTGTTTTTTTGCTGTATAAAGATAAATGGAATGGAAAATATATAGAAACTTTTTGAATTATGTAAATAAAAAGTCCAGAATTGTTTAGAATTTGTTCAGTGGTCTTTATTATAATGAGGCTAAAACCCTAAAGGGGGTGAGGTCAATTATTAAAGGCGTCACAAAAGTAGCATGGATACATATAAATTTGTATATCACACATTCATAAGTCATCATGATTACCTATGCCGTGAAGTACTTATAAGAATGTATTCAGTTATGGCGACAAGTGAATTGAAGGAAAGAGGGAGCAACCTATTGTTTGTGGCATACCTTTCCAACGTTACGAAAGGATGCAACGTCGTCAGCAAACACCAACAGGTATCTCTCTGAACTTAGAAAAGGAGAGAAACATGAAAAAGCTTAAACAATTAAACATAGCAATGATCTTATTGCTACTCGTATTCCAAACCGTACTATCACCGATTTCAGTGTTTGCGAGTGAAGTGGTTCCTAATACTGGTGTAACTGAAACGCCTGAAACCACTGGTACAACAAGTCCTGAAGAACCAGCAGCAGATACTGGAACACCTGAACCACCAGTAAAGACTGAAGAAGTAAAAGATACTGTAACACCTCCAACTGAAACTGATAATAGTGGTGGGACAGTAGAAGAAACTCCAAAGGATGAACAAACTCCAGTTCAACCAGATGATTCAACTTCGACTGAGAAAAATGAAAATGGTGATGGGGCAACAGAAGGAGAGAAGTCATCAACAGAAGGTGATAAAGCAGCAACAGATGATACTGACAAAGACAAAGTGTTACCACCTAATACGGAAGATCCAAAAACGCTTGTGCGTGATCCAAAAGAAATCCCTTTGTCAGCAGTAGATTTTGAAATGTTGATTAATGGAGAAAAAGTTACATCTTCTTATAATAAGGAACTCCAACCAAATCAAAAATCAAATATTACATTCACATTTACAGTTAATTTAGAAGAAGCGCATAATGCTGGAGATTTCTTTACATTCGATTTACCAGCATCCATTATTGACTTCGAAAATAACTTTACTGGAAGTAAGAAAGCGGGTCTAAATAATCCTGCTTATTCTTATTCAACTAGTGGTCAAACAGTTACAGTTAAATTAGATGAAACGGTTACTGATCCAAACTTATTGGGTAGCGAAGCAAAGCTTATTGCTTCTTTTGAATCAGGGTTTAATTTGCAAGGCGACAGTTTGGAACAAGATCTTGTTATTCCACAGGGTTTAGCAGGGCAGGAAACAATTACATTGAACTTCTTGCCATCAACAAGCAATGCAAAGATTTCAAAAGAAAATAAAGGCGCTACTTCGAAAAACGGTGAACGCATTATTGATTGGGAAGTATGGGTTAATAAAGCTGGGAAGAACTTAAAAGATGCCACGCTAACAGATGTTACGACTGTTAACAATAGTGCAAGTCATGAAGTTGTACCTGGTTCTGTCCAAGTCACTAAATATGAAATGGGATTAAATGGTTATAAAATTGAGACAGCAGATCCTGACTACCTAATAGATGGGAACTTCAGTGATATTTCATTTAATGGAAGATATGCTTATAAAGTGAACTATCAAACGAAAGTAACTGAAGCTAATCCAGAAGGACTAAAAAATTTCAATAATACCGTTACTTTAACAAATGGTAGAGATACTGAAACATCTGATGTTGCTACACAGCCGATTAAGTATGGTGATGCTCTAGCGAAGAAATTTACTTCAGGGGATAACTACAAATCTTCATGGGAAATAAAGTACAACTATAATGAAGTGAAGGTTGATAACCCTGTTATTACAGATACACTTCCAGGTGCACATAAAATTGACACAAATTCAATTCAAGTATTTGAAGTAACTGTGGATGAAAACGGAAACGAAATTAGTTCTAATAAAATTACTTCTGGTTTCCATTCTGAAGCAATTACAGATGGCTTCAAGCTTACATTCGATAAGCCAGTAACAAAAGCTTATAAGATCACTTATGATGCAAACTATGATCAAGATTTCTACACAGGTTCTACTACAACATTAACAAATATCGTAGAAGCGGGCACGTATAAAAGACCAGCTTCACACACAATTAGCGAAAATATTTTAACAAAATCTCGTTCAGTAAACTTTGATACAAAAGAAATTACTTGGACAATTACAGTGTCAGCTGACAATAATACTACAAATGGTAAAGATATAACTGGCTTAGAAATTGTCGATAATTTTGAAACAAGTAGTAAGAATGGTAAACATACGCTTGTTGGCGGAAAAGATGGTATTACTGTAGACAAAATGACAGGTCATTCGATATCACTTATAGATGAAAATGACTTAAGCAAAGGCTTTAAAATAACAGGTGGTACTGTTAAAAAAGGTGAAACAGCAACTATCACGTATAAAACGTCTTATGAAATTGCAGATGATGGTTCTGTTATTCATAATGGATACGGTAATACAGCAACAGCCAATTGGATGAGTAGTGGTAAAACCTATACTGTAACTAAAACAGCAGACTATACACCAGCAACTACGACTGTCAATAATGGTAGTAAATCAGGGGGCTTTAATCATTTAACGCAAGAATTTACATGGAATGTTAAAGTCAACATTAATAAAAAAGATATTAATGGAGCACTATTAACAGACAATTTGGGTGATGGGCATAAAATCGTAGAAGATTCCTTTACAGTTTATCAGTATAAGCTTGATACAAGCGATGATGATACTAAAGGTACTAAAGGTTATGTTTTAGATCCAAAATATTATGATTTAACGATTGATCCTGATAAAAAAAGCTATACGTTAAAATTCAAAAATTTAGATAGTACAACAACAAATAATCAAGCGTACCTTGTCGAGTATAAATCAAAAGATTCTAATAATATTTTAGGGATTGAATCAGATGATGCTAGCTTAAAAGGTGACACGTATACAAACACGGCAACATTTAAAACTTTAAATGACTCGAAGACATATACTTTAGAAGCGAAAGTTACGGTGGATGAAGCGAATAATTTATTATCAAAAAGTGTTCAACAAAATAGTAGTAAACAAACAATCATATGGACACTAGACGTTAATAAATCGCATTCAACATTAAAAAATGTCAAAGTATCAGATTTTCCATCAGGTTATTTAATGCTAATACCAGATTCTATTCAGATACGACCATATGTGGTGAACGAAACAGGAATCTCCGCTGAGGGTTCATGGGAGAGTCCAGCAAAATTCGGCGTAACTGTAGAGTACGATAAAGCATCAGGTGGCTTTACTTTAAACTTTGGTGATTTAACTAAGAAAGGCTACCAAGTGCGATATGAAACACTTGGATTAGGTAAACAGAATACAGGTTCAGGTAATCCAGAAGAAGAATTTAGCAATAAGGCGACAATGACTTTTGATGATTCTTCTGCTGCAAACCAGGGTACTGGATCACAAGTAGATAGGAAGTTTAATTTCAGTAGCTCAGATACGGATTTCCAATTAACAAAAGGAAACCTTAAGCTAAAGAAAATTGGCGTTAATCCAGCAACAGGTGACAAACAGGCACTTGCTGGCGTAGAGTTTGAATTAATCAAAAAAATTGGAAGCAATGTATATGTAATTGCTAAAGCAACTTCTAGTGATAAAGGTTACTTTGAATTTAACGCCATTAACTACGGCACATACTATGTGAGAGAGGTTAAGGCGCCGGACGATTATGCTAAAATGGATGATCAATTATTAAAACTAGATGCAACTACTGACTCCAATGTAGTACCTGAAAAAGTAACTGAAGTGGAAAATGTGAAAAAGATTACTTCTGGAGCTATGTGTCCTAACTTCACACTAACAATTAAAGATATTGATGGTGAGCTTGTTGTAAATAAAAAAATTACATTACAAGATGATAAGGGCAACATTAAATTTACAGGTACAACAAATAACGAGGGAAAAGTAATCATCCCACGAGAAGGTTCTGAGGCAGTTAAAGCAGGATCGTATAAAGTATTCGAGGGTGCTGAAGAACTTGGAACTGTGACTGTAAAATACAGTAAAGGTGAATGTCATGCTGAATTGCAGCCGCCTATAGCGTGTAAGCAATTTACAATCACGTTAAAAGACAAAGATAATAATCCACGTCCTCATGTTGCAGTAACATTAAAGGATAAGGATGGCAAAGTAATTATCTCGTCAAAAACTGATGAGAATGGTAAGTTGATTGTTCCTTCAAACCCTCCAGCAGGTAAGTATGATCTTTACGAAGGAAAACAATTCCTAAGTGAAGTGAATATAAGTTATAAAAAAGGCTGTGAAATTGAAGTACAACAAGCACCTTCTTGCCCTTCGTTTACATTAACTGTAAAAGATGTTGATGGAAAACCACGTGAAGGTGTAACCGTTACAATCAAAAATGAAGATACAAATGAAATTATTAAACAAACAATCGCCCCAACTGATAGTGAAGGGAAAGTAAAAATTAAAAATCTAGAACCAGGAAAATATGTGGTTTATGATGGAGCAAATGAAATTGGGAAGTTTACAGTAAATACAGACTGTGAAGCAACAGTTCAACCAATCCCAGCATGTCCACAATTTACACTAACGGTAAAAGATGAAAATGGCAAAGTGCGCCCTAATGTTGACAACATCACTATCAAAGATAAAACAGGCGCAATTATTGCTACAAACAAAACAACAAATGAATTAGGTCAGATTACTATTCCATCTGAAAACATTCCTTCAGGTGTGTACGATGTATATCAAGGTGATCTATACATTGGTCAAATAACGGTTCAATATTCAGTTAAATGTGAAGCAGAAATATCAGCAGCGCCTGCATGTCCTGCGTTTACATTAACTGTACAAACTGAGTTTGGAACGCCTCTTGCAAATGCTAAAATAACAGTGAAAGATGCAAAAGGTAATGTAATTAAAGGTGCGGATGGTAATGAAATTCTAACAACAAGTGTTATGGGAACAATTGTTTTACCAGACAAAGCTATTAAGCAAGGTACGTACTATGTGTATGAAGGAAGTCGTTTAATCGGCTCATTCACAGTAAAAGATACATGTTCTGCTATCGTAAAACCTTCATCAACAGGTGGAGGCGGTAGCAATGGCGGCGGTGGAGGCGGCGGTGGCTGGACTCCTGACCCAGAAAAACCAGTTGATCCAAACAAGCCAAATCCAGATCCAGGGAAACCAGTTGATCCAAACAAACCGAACCCAGATCCAGGGAAACCAGTTGATCCAAACAAACCGAACCCAGATCCAGGGAAACCGGTTGATCCAAACAAACCGAACCCAGATCCGGAGAAACCAGTTGATCCAAACAAACCGAACCCAGATCCAGGGAAACCGGTTGATCCAAACAAACCAAATCCAGATCCGGAGAAGCCGGTTGATCCAGAAAAACCAACAACAGAGTCAGAGAAGCCAGTTGATCCAAAAAATCCAGGTAACTCAGCAACAGATACAAAAAATCCATCAAACCCTGGAAAACCATCTGTAACAGATGTCATTGATCAAGGTAAAAACTTACCGCCATACAATCCTTCTACAGCGAATAAAGACACACTAGATTCGTATAAGGATTTCCTTAATAAATACGATAATTTATCTAAAAAGGAACAGGCAGAAGTAGCAAGATCTCTTGATATTGACAAAATCAAAGCAGATGCTGAAAAAATGGAAGCTCAATTAAAGGCAGAAGGCAAACTGCCACAAACAAATGGAGCAAATCAAACAGCTCTTACACTAGTTGGTGTAGCTCTCGTTCTAGGAGCATTGTTCTTATTGCGTCGTCGCAAAACAGAAGTGAAATAATATTTAATCGAGTAGGAGGGAGTGATTAACTCCCGACCTCTCCAACCACCGTACGTACGGATCCGTATACGGCGGTTCAATTAAGATGAATAACGCAAGATTTCATAACGAGCTTGCAGACTTTTGAGCCCTTGGTTACTCCAATAAGAGTTATCAAGGGTTCTGTGTAATATTGGACTTTTCGAGATACGCCAGTAACTCTTGCGAGTATTGCCCCATTCGTAAGCCTTCCAGTCTGGAACTCCTAAACGAATGAGGTTGCACACTTTCGTACGAGGCTTTTTCCAATTCTTCCATAAACACATGCGAAGTCTTCTTCTAATCCATCCATCCAGTGATTCAAATATTGATTTCGTATCCGCTAATGCAAAGTAGCCACACCACCCAATTAAATATTGATTCAATTGTTGAATTCGGTACTCCATTGGAAATGGCTTCTTTCTAGCTGTTAATTCCCGAATTTTGTTCTTCATTCGCTTTATGCTCTCTTTCGCAATTCGAACTTGTGGTTCTTTGCGGGAGGTAAAGCTAAATCCTAGGAATTTACGTTGCCAAGGACGAGCCACTGCGGATTTCTTCTCATTTATTTTCAATCGTAGCGTCTTCTCAATAAAGGTTTTGATACTTGCCATCACTCGTTCTCCTGCTCGTTTTGTTTTCACATAAATATTGCAGTCATCGGCGTAACGGACAAATTTATGACCACGTTTCTCTAATTCTTTGTCTAATTCATCCAGCACAATATTTGAGAGAAGTGGACTCAGTGGGCCCCCTTGGGGTGTTCCTTCATCTGTATCATAAACGACACCATTTATCATGACACCCGATTGTAAGTATCTACGAATCAGCTTGAGTAGAGGTTTATCAGAAATTTTCTTCGCTAATGTACTCATTAGACGGTCATGGTTTACTTTGTCGAAGAATTTCTCTAAGTCCATATCTACTACCCAGCGGTATCCTTCTTTTATATGACCTTTGGCTTCTCGGATTGCATCGTGAGCACTTCGTTTTGGTCGAAATCCGTAACTATGATTCGAGAAGTTCGGGTCATATAGGTTGGATAGCACTTGGGCAATCGCCTGTTGAATGAGTCGGTCTGTCACGGTTGGGATTCCTAATAGTCGCACACCGCCGTCAGGTTTCGGGATTTCGATTCTGCGAACTGGTTGTGGTTGGTAGGTTCCCTCAAGAATTTGCTTCTTAATCGTTAGCCAGTTTTCGACTACATGCTGTCGTAGGAATTTTACGGGCATTTTGTCTACTCCATGACTCCCTTTGTTTCGTTCCACCCGTTTGAGTGCGAGAAGCAGATTCTCCCGTGATAATATTTGATTCATTAGCATCTCGTTCGACTCCTCCGTGAATAGCTTGTCTTCTTATAACAGTTTCTACTGCACCCGCTCAATGTCCCTCATGGGATTCACCATTACCTCCATTAAGTCGGTCCTTCTGGATTTTCTGTGTTTACCATAGAAAACTGCATGCCAAGGGCTATTCTCTCCGAATTGTTCGGTCCTTCCCATTCATTCTAGAAGTGAATGGTACTATGACCTCTGCTGACTTCTGATGGTTCAGCTACCTATCGCTAAGTAGGTTACAAAGTGTACTTTGCGTTTCCATCAGACCTCCCCGGGTAAGCGCATGCACTTTCACACCATCTATCCGCCTCATTTACTCGATATGACCTTCGACAGAAAGGACTTTGTGTTGTTATGCACACTCATCCAATCATACCTAGCCTTATATGAGATTCGTGTTCCTCGGACCGGTGTTTTGCCTCCAGCTTCCTTCAGATTCCGCGTCGCCACGGACACCCTTGCTCTTGGCTAACCTCTACTTCTGTCTTCGGGGTTCGGGACTTGCACCCTATAGTTCATACGCATGCCGGGCGCACATAAGAAAACCCCAAGATCATAAAAATCTTGGGGTTTTTCGTATACTAAAAAGTTTCTGATAGCTTTGCAGGTGCTTTGTCAAACGGATATTGCGCAACAAAATCTGCTTGAATGGCAAGTCTTTTCGTCCCTTTATCAGCGCATGTAACGAGGGTCAAAACGGTTTTATCAGGGATATCATCAATAACATAAACATCCGTGGCAGCGATGATTTCCTTAGTCGTTAATTTGTACTCATAAATATTCGTTAAGTCTGTTACATAAATCGTATCTCCTATATTTGCTTTGTATAAGGGGCTAAATAAAACATCTGTTTCTTCAAAGTAATGACCCGCTAATGCGTAGTTTCCTTGTCCCAGTTTTTGATTAGGCTTCATGGTGCCCGCTCCAACGGCTAGAGAGGCATTACCAACTCCTTTGACGATAGGAAGTTGCATATCAACACTAGGAACAGCGATACTACCAATGACAGGCATTTTATTAGCTGTTGTTTGAGCTTTTAAAACTTCTGCAATAGATAGTGATTGCACTGCTTCAAATTCAAAATCGGCATCCGCATTATTGTTCTTTTCAATATCCTCTGCACTGTAATCAGTTGTATTTAATTGCTTACTTAAATGAGTGATAATGGCATTTTGAATAGGATTAATAAAAATAAGTAAGAGGCCAATGATGAGCATACAAATGAGTAGTGTTAGTTTAAGTTTTTTCATTTCATAAATCACATCCTAGTATTGAAATTACGAATCGCTGGTAAAGGTGAAAACATCGCCGCTAAAGTGTTGATTTTCGCCGGTAAAAGTGAAAGAATCGCCGTTAAAGAGTCGAGTTCCGCCGGTAAAAGTGAAAGAATCGCTGGTAACAGTTCGATTTCCGCCGGTAAAAGTGAAAGAATCGCCGGTAAAGGTTCGATTTCCGCCGGTAAAAGTAAAAACATCGCCGCTAAAGGTTCGAGTTCCGCCGGTAAAGGTGAAAACATCGCCGGTAAAGGTTCGATTTCCGCCGGTAAAGGTGAAAACATCGCCGCAAAAGAGTCGAGTTCCGCCGCTAACAGATCAAACTCCGCCGCTAAAACTAAAAAAATCGGCAATTATAGCCCGGCCTTCGGAAAACGGTATGTATCGTCAATAACTCACCATACGTAAAAAGAGTAGAGCTTTTTTATAATGCTCTACCCGTTAACTCATTATTTATCGCTGTGGAGCACGCCTGCAACGCCGTAATGGTTTTTAGGCATTTCTTCGATGAAAACTGTTACGTTTTCTGCTGGTGCGTTAACTGTACGAGAAACGGCTTCTGTTACTTCTTTTACTAGTGCGCGTTTTTGTTCGTCTGTACGACCTTCAAGCATTTTCACTGTTACGTATGGCATAATATTGTCTCCTTTATTGAATAATGTTGTATAGTAAGTTTATCTCCATTCAGTAGAAGACTTCAACCTCTGAAGGTGGTAAGATGAATGCAGGTGTGGTTCTTTTTCCAAGAATGTCCAAACACCTACTGAATGAAGATAAAGCCTCCGGCGGATGTCACGGATTTTGAAAGGAATGAATAAAGGATGTTAGCCTAAAACCTTCGCATCCTGCGAAAACGGCTAACTGACCTGCAGCGTGCAGGCCTGAGCACAATTCAAAATCTGGACGCAATTACGCCAAGGCGAAATTGATAAGAAAGTATATAAACTTCTTACTCGTATTTAGGCATTTGCGCAATGCTAGTGTCGCTTTCGTTACGGCACTAATGCGCTAACTATGCTTTACTTTATAATAGCAGAATGGAGGTAATTAAAGTATGGCAAATGAAGAAAAATCAAAACAAAAAATGGGCTTTACTATTATTAAAAATGACCCGACAGATGGACATAAGGGATTTGGGATTGGTTCGCTTTCA
Proteins encoded in this region:
- the ltrA gene encoding group II intron reverse transcriptase/maturase; protein product: MLMNQILSRENLLLALKRVERNKGSHGVDKMPVKFLRQHVVENWLTIKKQILEGTYQPQPVRRIEIPKPDGGVRLLGIPTVTDRLIQQAIAQVLSNLYDPNFSNHSYGFRPKRSAHDAIREAKGHIKEGYRWVVDMDLEKFFDKVNHDRLMSTLAKKISDKPLLKLIRRYLQSGVMINGVVYDTDEGTPQGGPLSPLLSNIVLDELDKELEKRGHKFVRYADDCNIYVKTKRAGERVMASIKTFIEKTLRLKINEKKSAVARPWQRKFLGFSFTSRKEPQVRIAKESIKRMKNKIRELTARKKPFPMEYRIQQLNQYLIGWCGYFALADTKSIFESLDGWIRRRLRMCLWKNWKKPRTKVCNLIRLGVPDWKAYEWGNTRKSYWRISKSPILHRTLDNSYWSNQGLKSLQARYEILRYSS
- a CDS encoding class A sortase, with protein sequence MKKLKLTLLICMLIIGLLLIFINPIQNAIITHLSKQLNTTDYSAEDIEKNNNADADFEFEAVQSLSIAEVLKAQTTANKMPVIGSIAVPSVDMQLPIVKGVGNASLAVGAGTMKPNQKLGQGNYALAGHYFEETDVLFSPLYKANIGDTIYVTDLTNIYEYKLTTKEIIAATDVYVIDDIPDKTVLTLVTCADKGTKRLAIQADFVAQYPFDKAPAKLSETF
- a CDS encoding 2-hydroxymuconate tautomerase, translating into MPYVTVKMLEGRTDEQKRALVKEVTEAVSRTVNAPAENVTVFIEEMPKNHYGVAGVLHSDK